One Triticum dicoccoides isolate Atlit2015 ecotype Zavitan chromosome 5B, WEW_v2.0, whole genome shotgun sequence genomic window carries:
- the LOC119305781 gene encoding uncharacterized protein LOC119305781 — protein sequence MGSCVSRSTASVEGSGRAVATAKVVGPDGSLAQFAAPVMAGEALGDAARASSFLCSADELRFDAPARALAAEEALQPGWLYFALPMSMLRRPLSGQEMAALAVKASSALAVASGKGRKAARVAPLVLADDEGTGTEDGGWSRHAYGKSDALKTVHGGGETVGKTRKRAAGGSYGSRTSRPAGVQRLSSILEADD from the coding sequence ATGGGCTCGTGCGTCTCGCGATCGACGGCGTCGGTGGAGGGGTCCGGGCGGGCGGTGGCCACGGCGAAGGTGGTCGGCCCGGACGGCTCTTTGGCGCAGTTCGCGGCGCCCGTCATGGCGGGCGAGGCGCTGGGGGACGCCGCCCGCGCGTCGAGCTTCCTGTGCAGCGCCGACGAGCTCCGCTTCGACGCGCCCGCCCGTGCGCTGGCGGCCGAGGAGGCGCTGCAGCCCGGGTGGCTCTACTTCGCGCTGCCCATGTCCATGCTCCGCCGGCCGCTCTCTGGGCAGGAGATGGCCGCCCTCGCCGTCAAGGCCAGCTCCGCGCTCGCCGTCGCCAGCGGTAAGGGGCGGAAGGCGGCTCGGGTGGCGCCGTTAGTCCTCGCTGACGATGAGGGCACCGGAACAGAGGACGGTGGATGGAGTCGCCACGCGTATGGAAAAAGCGATGCGCTCAAGACGGTGCACGGCGGCGGTGAGACGGTGGGGAAGACGAGGAAGCGAGCAGCTGGTGGTTCTTACGGAAGCCGCACGAGTCGTCCGGCAGGCGTGCAAAGGTTAAGCTCCATTTTGGAGGCCGATGACTGA
- the LOC119305782 gene encoding uncharacterized protein LOC119305782 produces the protein MGSCVSRSPASAVAGSGRSLATKTAKVVDVDASMAQFAAPVTAREALDSVQERRPGASVFLCSSDELRFDVPTRALAAEEALQPGWLYFVLPMSTLRRSLSGPEMAALVVRASSALAVASGVASPPRRRNGAGVPGANGKRRKAAARVSPLVVADEIAGSDGGSDHHHGYGKYGGDEPAAKARKRASWGGSRSSTRRRRRASGTPTLSSILEADDF, from the exons ATGGGCTCGTGCGTCTCGCGCTCGCCGGCGTCGGCGGTGGCGGGGTCAGGGCGGTCATTGGCCACCAAGACAGCGAAGGTGGTGGACGTAGACGCCTCCATGGCGCAGTTCGCGGCGCCCGTCACGGCGCGTGAGGCCCTGGATAGTGTACAAGAGCGCCGCCCAGGCGCGTCGGTCTTCCTATGCAGCTCCGACGAGCTCCGCTTCGACGTGCCCACCCGCGCGCTTGCGGCCGAGGAGGCCCTCCAGCCCGGGTGGCTCTACTTCGTGTTGCCCATGTCCACGCTCCGCCGCTCACTCTCCGGGCCGGAGATGGCCGCGCTT GTGGTGCGCG CCAGCTCGGCGCTGGCCGTCGCCAGCGGCGTTGCGTCACCCCCGCGGCGCAGGAACGGGGCCGGGGTGCCAGGCGCCAATGGCAAGCGACGGAAGGCGGCGGCTCGCGTGTCGCCGCTCGTTGTCGCGGACGAGATCGCCGGATCAGACGGTGGATCGGATCATCACCATGGGTACGGAAAGTACGGCGGCGATGAGCCAGCGGCGAAGGCCAGGAAGAGAGCTAGTTGGGGTGGAAGCCGCAGCAGCACTCGCCGTCGTCGCCGTGCATCAGGCACCCCAACGCTGAGCTCCATTTTGGAGGCCGATGACTTCTGA